A window from Trueperaceae bacterium encodes these proteins:
- a CDS encoding cold-shock protein, with translation MSNGTVKWFSNDKGYGFISPAEGDGDVFVHFSAIDGDGYKSLDEGDEVEFDVGQGQKGPQAQNVRVTKKAPGAY, from the coding sequence ATGAGCAACGGCACCGTGAAGTGGTTCAGCAACGACAAGGGCTACGGCTTCATCTCCCCCGCCGAAGGCGACGGCGACGTGTTCGTGCACTTCAGCGCGATCGACGGCGACGGCTACAAGAGCCTCGACGAGGGCGACGAGGTCGAGTTCGACGTCGGGCAGGGACAGAAGGGTCCGCAGGCGCAGAACGTCCGCGTGACCAAGAAGGCCCCCGGCGCGTACTGA
- a CDS encoding DEAD/DEAH box helicase — MSFDPYPLDARVRAGVDAAGYEKPTPIQAKALTDALAGRDVLGLAQTGTGKTAAFALPLLNRLVGGPRGHTRALVVAPTRELADQIHAEIQRLGRTTGLRSATVYGGVGKKPQERALRGGAEIIVACPGRLLDHLRSGVGNLGRVEVLVLDEADHMFDMGFLPDIRRIVGQVPGDAQRLLFSATMPRELRHLAEEVLNDPLTVEIAHGAPAQTVEHALYPVAPDDKTRLLKHLLDRREVRSTLVFTRTKHRAKRLAQQLDRAGYAVASLQGNLSQNKRQRALEGFKAGRYDVLVATDIAARGIDVTRVSHVVNYDVPDTVEAYTHRIGRTGRAERSGDALTLVTREDGKQIRAIEQRLGAVPRVKVDGFDAPDVAGPPRGGRGGGGRNDGRGRGSRTPERRTDGATDPRGGGSRGGSRGGRRRGGRNRRGGRSGGASDASRGGD, encoded by the coding sequence ATGAGTTTCGACCCCTACCCCCTGGACGCCCGCGTGCGCGCCGGCGTCGATGCCGCCGGCTACGAGAAACCCACCCCCATCCAAGCGAAGGCGTTGACCGACGCCCTCGCCGGGCGGGACGTGTTGGGCTTGGCGCAGACCGGGACCGGCAAGACCGCCGCGTTCGCGCTGCCGCTCCTGAACCGCCTCGTCGGCGGACCGCGCGGCCACACCCGCGCCCTCGTCGTGGCCCCCACGCGCGAGCTTGCGGACCAGATCCACGCGGAGATCCAGCGGCTCGGCCGCACGACTGGCCTGCGCAGCGCCACGGTGTACGGCGGCGTCGGCAAGAAGCCGCAGGAACGCGCCCTGCGCGGCGGAGCGGAGATCATCGTCGCGTGCCCCGGGCGCCTGCTCGATCACCTGCGTTCCGGCGTCGGGAACCTCGGGCGCGTCGAGGTGCTCGTCCTCGACGAGGCCGACCACATGTTCGACATGGGCTTCCTGCCCGACATCCGCCGCATCGTCGGGCAGGTCCCGGGCGACGCGCAACGGTTGTTGTTCAGCGCGACGATGCCGCGCGAGCTGCGGCACCTCGCCGAGGAGGTCCTGAACGACCCCCTCACCGTCGAGATCGCGCACGGCGCGCCGGCGCAGACGGTGGAGCACGCGCTGTACCCGGTCGCGCCGGACGACAAGACGCGCCTCCTGAAGCACCTGCTCGACCGCCGCGAGGTTCGCTCGACGCTGGTGTTCACCCGCACCAAGCACCGCGCCAAGCGGCTCGCGCAGCAGCTCGACCGCGCCGGCTACGCCGTCGCGTCGCTCCAGGGGAACCTGTCGCAGAACAAGCGCCAACGGGCGCTCGAGGGCTTCAAGGCCGGTCGCTACGACGTGCTGGTCGCCACCGACATCGCCGCCCGCGGGATCGACGTGACCCGCGTCTCGCACGTCGTGAACTACGACGTGCCCGACACCGTCGAGGCGTACACGCACCGCATCGGTCGGACCGGTCGCGCCGAACGCAGCGGCGACGCGCTCACCCTCGTCACGCGCGAGGACGGCAAACAGATTCGCGCCATCGAGCAGCGCCTGGGCGCCGTCCCGCGCGTCAAGGTCGACGGCTTCGACGCGCCCGACGTCGCGGGTCCGCCGCGCGGCGGTCGCGGGGGCGGAGGCCGGAACGACGGGCGGGGCCGCGGGTCCCGCACCCCCGAACGC
- a CDS encoding DUF429 domain-containing protein, translating into MTDAAPPTGPSLPAPVPLAGVDGARGGWVAVHLPAGGDAADVRAALAPDVGALLDALPPDAQVAIDVPIGLPEAGPRACDVAARRVLGPRRASVFAAPVRAVLAAGTYEGALAGHRAADGRGLAKQAYHLLPKIREVDALLAASPALEGRVKETHPEVAFATLAGAPMAFPKRRPDGRRTREALLEAHLPGVLARVRGDLEGASGVAPDDVLDAVALLLAAARRAAGRGRVLPARGPTGPARDAAGRAMEIHG; encoded by the coding sequence GTGACGGACGCCGCCCCCCCGACCGGACCGAGCCTGCCCGCCCCCGTCCCCCTCGCCGGCGTCGACGGCGCGCGCGGGGGGTGGGTGGCGGTCCACCTGCCGGCGGGGGGCGACGCCGCCGACGTCCGCGCCGCGCTCGCGCCCGACGTCGGCGCGTTGTTGGACGCCCTCCCCCCCGACGCGCAGGTGGCGATCGACGTCCCCATCGGCCTCCCCGAGGCCGGCCCCCGCGCGTGCGACGTCGCCGCCCGCCGGGTGCTCGGTCCCCGCCGCGCCTCGGTGTTCGCCGCCCCCGTCCGCGCCGTCCTGGCGGCCGGGACGTACGAAGGTGCGCTCGCAGGCCACCGGGCGGCGGACGGGCGCGGCCTGGCCAAGCAGGCGTACCACCTGCTCCCGAAGATCCGCGAGGTCGACGCCCTCCTCGCCGCCTCGCCGGCGCTCGAGGGGCGCGTGAAGGAGACTCATCCGGAGGTGGCGTTCGCGACGCTGGCCGGCGCGCCGATGGCGTTCCCGAAACGCCGTCCCGACGGACGACGGACGCGCGAAGCGCTGCTCGAGGCGCACCTCCCCGGCGTCCTCGCGCGGGTCCGCGGCGACCTGGAGGGCGCGTCCGGCGTCGCGCCGGACGACGTCCTCGACGCCGTCGCGCTGCTGCTCGCCGCCGCGCGGCGGGCTGCGGGCCGCGGGCGCGTCCTCCCAGCGCGGGGCCCGACCGGCCCCGCCCGGGATGCGGCGGGCCGCGCGATGGAGATCCACGG
- a CDS encoding SDR family oxidoreductase — protein MQQHLEGKVVVVTGAASGMGAAMTRLFAAEGATVVAGDVNQERLDAVASEVEGAGGVVTTVVGDVASRKGANKLIDTATEQHGRLDVLCNNAGVMDQFQGVASLDDQTWNKVMAVNLYAPMALSRAAVQWMKDHGGGSIVNSSSAAGVGGGAAGAAYTASKHGVIGLTKNTAVTYAPHGIRANAIVIGAVATNIQETITPEKIDQEAMAQYGGWHGLAPATLEPDDVAQLALFLASDASKRINGATIAADAGWMAY, from the coding sequence ATGCAGCAGCACCTCGAAGGCAAGGTCGTCGTCGTCACCGGCGCCGCGTCCGGCATGGGCGCCGCCATGACCCGCCTGTTCGCCGCGGAGGGCGCCACCGTCGTCGCCGGCGACGTGAACCAGGAACGCCTCGACGCCGTCGCGAGCGAGGTCGAGGGGGCCGGCGGCGTCGTCACGACCGTCGTCGGGGACGTCGCCAGCCGCAAGGGGGCGAACAAGCTGATCGATACCGCCACCGAGCAGCACGGGCGCCTCGACGTGCTGTGCAACAACGCCGGCGTCATGGACCAGTTCCAGGGGGTCGCCAGCCTCGACGACCAGACGTGGAACAAGGTCATGGCGGTGAACCTGTACGCCCCCATGGCGCTCTCGCGCGCCGCGGTGCAGTGGATGAAGGACCACGGCGGCGGGTCGATCGTCAACAGTTCGTCCGCCGCCGGCGTCGGCGGGGGCGCGGCCGGCGCGGCGTACACCGCCAGCAAGCACGGCGTCATCGGCCTCACGAAGAACACCGCCGTCACGTACGCGCCGCACGGGATCCGCGCCAACGCGATCGTGATCGGGGCGGTCGCGACGAACATCCAGGAGACCATCACGCCGGAGAAGATCGATCAGGAGGCGATGGCGCAGTACGGCGGGTGGCACGGCCTCGCCCCCGCCACCCTCGAACCGGACGACGTCGCGCAGCTGGCGTTGTTCCTCGCGAGCGACGCCTCGAAACGCATCAACGGCGCGACCATCGCCGCCGACGCCGGCTGGATGGCGTACTGA